From Rhodamnia argentea isolate NSW1041297 chromosome 10, ASM2092103v1, whole genome shotgun sequence, a single genomic window includes:
- the LOC125312730 gene encoding receptor-like protein 6, whose product MIFQLQNLRTLYLNSNNLSGTVKLDTISEAENLQELALSSNKLSLIVETNITHRFSGLGLGSCNLNGFPEFLKGQDGLSELDLSYNNISGQVPEWFMNVSTGNLHHLNLFGNFLTSFAQNPVIFKWEELSVADLGFNVLQGSVPIPPWRIEYYFISNNMLSGGITPLMCNLSSLLMIDLSSNKLTGFLPQCFSDMIAASGVVNLQSNNFIGKIPQLNGDFCNLVMIDPSYNKLQGPLPRSLRKCSNLEFLNVAHNQIRDVFPSWLGSFLSLKILILRYNRFHGLIGEPGGRIVFPTLQIIDLSHNGFSGSLPSKYFEHWTAMKVFDTDPSSYTGDSFSPFMWPYPSGYIGDAFSPFRWPYSIFTTFDYSMSIIAKGIQMNYSKIQEHLTLIDLSSNNFSGAIPGTIGSLKQLKLLNLSNNILSGPLPSFLANLTNLESLDLSQNRLSGEIPQELTQLTSLEVFNVSSNRLTGPIPQSQQFATFENNSYKGNSGLCGTPLSRKCDDPKALPPSSPTSEENQDSGSAMELDWKVVCMGYASGLVIGVVLGNCLITRRRAQRLVKNFGKRKQRRRR is encoded by the coding sequence ATGATTTTCCAATTACAGAATCTCCGCACTCTGTATTTGAATTCAAATAACTTGAGTGGCACAGTAAAGTTGGATACAATTTCAGAGGCTGAAAACCTTCAAGAACTTGCGTTATCCTCTAACAAACTGTCGTTGATCGTCGAAACCAACATAACTCACCGGTTCTCCGGTCTAGGTTTGGGTTCATGCAACTTAAATGGTTTCCCCGAGTTTCTAAAAGGACAAGATGGCTTGTCCGAGCTAGATCTATCCTACAACAACATTTCCGGTCAAGTCCCTGAATGGTTTATGAATGTGAGCACAGGAAACCTACATCATTTGAACCTTTTCGGCAACTTCCTAACGAGTTTTGCTCAAAATCCCGTTATTTTCAAGTGGGAAGAACTTTCTGTAGCGGATCTCGGTTTCAATGTGTTGCAAGGATCGGTTCCGATTCCCCCTTGGAGAATCGAGTACTACTTCATCTCAAATAACATGCTCTCTGGAGGAATAACACCGCTCATGTGCAATCTAAGCTCTCTCCTAATGATCGATTTGTCAAGTAATAAACTGACCGGGTTTCTTCCTCAATGTTTTAGCGATATGATTGCTGCTTCGGGAGTAGTGAATCTACAGAGCAACAACTTTATTGGGAAAATTCCTCAGTTGAATGGGGACTTCTGTAACCTTGTTATGATTGATCCGAGTTACAATAAATTACAAGGGCCACTGCCAAGATCGCTTCGCAAGTGTAGCAATTTGGAATTCCTGAATGTCGCACACAATCAGATTAGAGATGTTTTCCCTTCATGGTTGGGCTCATTTCTAAGCTTGAAGATCCTTATATTGCGGTATAATAGATTTCATGGGCTTATTGGGGAACCGGGTGGTAGGATTGTGTTCCCTACGCTGCAAATCATCGACCTATCACATAACGGTTTTTCTGGTAGCTTGCCATCCAAGTACTTTGAGCATTGGACTGCCATGAAAGTATTTGATACAGATCCGTCAAGCTACACTGGGGATTCTTTTTCGCCGTTCATGTGGCCTTATCCGTCAGGCTACATTGGGGATGCTTTTTCGCCGTTCAGGTGGCCTTACTCTATATTTACGACCTTTGACTACTCTATGAGCATAATTGCCAAAGGCATCCAAATGAATTACTCAAAGATCCAAGAGCACCTTACATTGATTGATCTCTCGAGCAACAACTTCAGCGGAGCGATCCCCGGAACCATTGGAAGCCTAAAGCAACTAAAGTTGCTCAACCTTTCCAACAACATTCTCTCCGGTCCCCTGCCTTCATTCTTGGCAAACCTAACGAATTTGGAATCATTGGACCTTTCTCAAAACCGGCTCTCAGGAGAGATCCCTCAGGAGTTGACGCAGCTCACTTCGCTTGAGGTCTTCAACGTCTCTTCTAACCGTCTGACCGGGCCAATACCGCAGTCACAGCAGTTTGCTACATTCGAAAACAACTCCTACAAGGGAAACTCGGGGCTATGTGGCACTCCTCTGTCCAGAAAATGCGATGATCCCAAAGCCTTGCCGCCATCATCTCCGACGTCCGAAGAAAATCAAGATTCGGGGAGTGCAATGGAGTTAGACTGGAAAGTCGTGTGCATGGGGTATGCAAGTGGGTTGGTGATTGGAGTGGTCCTCGGGAACTGCTTGATCACAAGAAGAAGGGCTCAGAGACTTGTGAAGAattttgggaaaagaaaacaaaggcgAAGAAGGTAG
- the LOC125312731 gene encoding receptor-like protein 43, whose protein sequence is MEKDSFHFGCMMLFLTIVASHSLASTRPRCHEDERSALLEFKATVFTRGYPCFYADPDKPPKIESWNATTGETQSDCCSWAGVECDKVSGHVIGLDLSCSCLSSEINSNTSIFRLHRLRSLNLASNDFDYQIPSAIGNLGSLRDLNLSSSGFMGHIPNSFSNLTQLVHLDLSTLGLTGTTAPLENLTLLTHLDLRGLDQFGGEIPSSFGRLAQLEHLNLAINSLTGEVPSFLGNLVHLKYLSPAGNMLTGRIPPSLGNLVQLTSLDLSLNQLTAEIPSSIGNLVQLTDLNLG, encoded by the coding sequence ATGGAGAAAGATTCATTTCACTTCGGCTGTATGATGCTCTTCCTTACGATCGTTGCTTCGCACTCTCTTGCTTCAACCCGGCCACGTTGCCATGAAGACGAGAGATCTGCGCTGTTGGAGTTCAAGGCAACCGTCTTCACCAGAGGCTATCCGTGTTTCTATGCCGATCCAGATAAGCCACCAAAGATTGAATCCTGGAACGCAACGACAGGGGAAACTCAAAGCGACTGCTGCTCTTGGGCTGGTGTTGAGTGCGATAAGGTAAGCGGTCACGTGATCGGCCTCGACCTCAGTTGCAGTTGTCTCTCCAGTGAAATCAACTCCAACACCAGCATTTTCCGCCTTCATCGCCTAAGAAGCCTTAACCTCGCCTCAAATGACTTCGATTATCAGATTCCTTCGGCAATTGGAAATCTTGGTTCCTTGAGGGACTTGAACCTCTCCTCCTCCGGCTTCATGGGTCACATCCCTAATTCGTTCAGTAACTTGACCCAACTTGTCCATCTAGATCTCTCAACTCTTGGGCTGACAGGCACAACAGCGCCCCTGGAAAACCTGACTCTACTTACTCACTTAGACTTGAGAGGGTTAGATCAGTTTGGAGGTGAAATCCCATCTTCTTTTGGACGTCTTGCTCAACTGGAGCATCTGAATCTAGCCATTAATTCTTTGACGGGTGAAGTTCCATCTTTCTTGGGAAATCTTGTCCACCTTAAGTATTTAAGTCCGGCGGGCAATATGTTAACTGGGCGAATTCCTCCCTCTCTAGGGAACCTTGTCCAACTTACTAGTTTAGATTTAAGCTTGAACCAGTTGACTGCCGAAATCCCGTCTTCCATTGGAAACCTGGTTCAACTTACCGACTTAAATCTTGGATAA